In a genomic window of Paraburkholderia acidiphila:
- a CDS encoding nuclear transport factor 2 family protein yields the protein MQNATIREALNAHWQASAAGDLEAEHDIYADDAICDYPQSGERILGRRNLQALRGHHPGKPSGFEVRRMQGEGNLWVTEYTIAYQGRSAFTVSIMEFVDGKVIHETQYFSESFEAPAWRSQWVQKISSS from the coding sequence ATGCAGAATGCGACAATACGTGAAGCGCTGAACGCGCACTGGCAAGCTTCGGCCGCCGGCGACCTCGAAGCCGAGCACGACATTTACGCGGACGACGCCATCTGCGACTATCCCCAATCGGGCGAACGCATTCTCGGGCGGCGCAATTTGCAGGCGCTTCGCGGGCATCATCCCGGCAAGCCATCCGGTTTCGAAGTCCGACGCATGCAGGGCGAAGGCAATCTTTGGGTGACGGAATACACCATCGCGTATCAGGGGCGCTCTGCTTTCACCGTCAGCATCATGGAATTCGTTGACGGCAAGGTCATTCACGAGACTCAGTATTTTTCGGAGTCCTTCGAAGCGCCAGCCTGGCGCAGCCAATGGGTCCAGAAGATCTCATCCAGTTAG
- a CDS encoding LysR family transcriptional regulator, translating to MDRLEGMSILVAVVDAGSLSAAARQLGQPLATVSRKVGDLEAHLKTRLLHRTTRHLSLTEAGESYVASCRRILEDIGEVERAVTGEYAAPKGSLVATAPVVFGRLHVVPVMAAFLAQYPEIDARLVLTDRNVNFLEDHVDVAVRIGQLPDSSLVAIRLGETRPVVCASPAYLAECGTPQQPAELAGHACIGFEGINASRAWTFIDGKSEQSVPIRARLVTNTAESAIDAATLGTGLTRVLSYQVASAVQEGRLQLVLEPFSLPPMPIHLVHAGQTPLPLKLRAFLDFMSPRLKARMSAV from the coding sequence ATGGACCGTCTCGAAGGGATGTCCATCCTGGTCGCAGTCGTCGATGCAGGCAGTTTGTCAGCCGCAGCCCGGCAACTCGGCCAGCCGCTGGCGACAGTCAGCCGCAAGGTCGGCGATCTCGAAGCGCACCTGAAGACCCGCCTGCTCCATCGCACCACGCGGCACCTCTCGCTGACCGAAGCGGGCGAGTCCTACGTCGCGTCGTGCCGGCGCATTCTCGAGGACATCGGCGAAGTCGAACGCGCCGTGACGGGCGAATACGCGGCGCCGAAGGGCTCTCTCGTGGCCACGGCGCCCGTGGTCTTCGGGCGGCTGCACGTCGTGCCTGTGATGGCCGCCTTTCTCGCGCAATATCCGGAGATCGACGCCCGCCTCGTGCTGACCGATCGCAACGTGAATTTTCTCGAAGACCATGTGGACGTGGCCGTGCGTATCGGCCAATTGCCGGACAGCAGCCTCGTGGCGATACGCCTTGGCGAAACCCGCCCGGTGGTGTGCGCAAGCCCCGCGTATCTGGCCGAATGCGGCACGCCCCAGCAGCCTGCCGAGCTTGCCGGTCACGCGTGCATTGGTTTCGAGGGAATCAATGCGTCGCGCGCGTGGACGTTCATCGACGGAAAATCGGAACAGAGCGTGCCCATCCGCGCGCGGCTCGTGACCAACACGGCGGAATCGGCCATCGACGCCGCGACGCTCGGGACCGGTTTGACACGGGTGCTGTCTTATCAGGTCGCGAGCGCCGTGCAGGAGGGCCGCTTGCAGCTGGTTCTGGAACCCTTCTCGCTGCCGCCCATGCCGATCCATCTCGTCCACGCGGGCCAAACGCCGCTGCCGCTCAAGCTGCGCGCGTTTCTCGACTTCATGTCGCCGCGCCTCAAGGCGCGGATGTCCGCCGTTTGA
- a CDS encoding LysR family transcriptional regulator: MNRLEAMAILVSVADAGSLSAAARRLDMPLATVSRKVGELESHLKTRLFHRTTRKLSLTEAGSAYVAACRRILEDIGEAERAATGEYAAPKGELVVTAPVAFGRLHVMPVVAEFLAHYPEIDINLLLTDRVVHLMDEHADVAVRIGELPDSTLIATRVGMVRRVICASPAYLAKHGVPAEPADLSSHECITFEALASLRAWAFGSGKSEQSVPVHSRLAVNTADAAIEAAILGVGLIRVLSYQVAHAVRANALRVVLDTFEAAPLPINLVHAGQAPLPLKLRAFLDFASPRLRERTKGELANAVSA; encoded by the coding sequence GTGAATCGCCTCGAAGCCATGGCCATCCTCGTTTCGGTTGCCGACGCGGGCAGTCTTTCGGCCGCCGCGCGGCGCCTCGACATGCCGCTCGCCACGGTCAGCCGCAAGGTTGGGGAACTGGAATCGCACCTGAAAACGCGCCTGTTTCACCGCACGACGCGCAAGCTCTCGTTGACGGAAGCCGGCAGCGCCTACGTGGCCGCTTGCCGGCGCATTCTCGAAGACATTGGCGAAGCCGAGCGCGCCGCAACGGGGGAATACGCCGCGCCCAAGGGCGAACTCGTGGTCACCGCGCCCGTTGCGTTTGGCCGCTTGCACGTGATGCCGGTGGTGGCCGAGTTTCTCGCGCACTATCCGGAGATCGACATCAATCTCCTGCTTACGGATCGCGTGGTTCATCTGATGGATGAACACGCGGACGTCGCGGTACGCATTGGCGAGCTGCCCGACAGCACGTTGATCGCAACGCGCGTCGGCATGGTGCGCCGGGTGATCTGCGCCAGCCCCGCCTATCTCGCGAAGCACGGCGTGCCCGCCGAACCCGCGGACCTCTCCAGCCACGAGTGCATTACCTTCGAGGCCCTTGCGTCCCTGCGCGCCTGGGCGTTCGGCTCCGGCAAATCGGAGCAGTCGGTGCCGGTTCATTCGCGGCTTGCCGTGAATACGGCGGATGCCGCCATCGAAGCCGCGATCCTCGGCGTGGGGCTGATTCGCGTGCTTTCCTACCAGGTCGCGCACGCCGTACGCGCCAACGCGCTGCGCGTCGTGCTCGACACTTTCGAAGCGGCACCGCTGCCGATTAACCTCGTGCACGCAGGGCAAGCCCCGCTGCCGCTCAAGCTGCGCGCCTTTCTCGACTTCGCGTCGCCGCGCCTGCGCGAGCGCACCAAGGGCGAACTCGCTAACGCCGTTTCGGCGTGA